A genomic region of Chryseobacterium sp. KACC 21268 contains the following coding sequences:
- a CDS encoding TIGR04141 family sporadically distributed protein gives MSEKIQNNLYLLREEVREQNSRKQLITKNVDFDYLNKFLKKKDFKEQKVQEDLSDLYDVKVYYKIIPSDVKWKDFISNVVEADQNILKVNKSSSESYIILFQNKLTNKIYASTGGYAHITIKEIATTDFGIEILARIVKSDDKALKSVKERNLTGGIQGEIKFFRNDYNLYDNDSFGKIYNELNALLTKDILVKSFGFNLKDLNSNSLCIAKDSFSIKKSISFDELLKIIKRCEYLFDNEDPIEINSVNKVAKSEAVLKENLFDTLVTNAYQNYIDSNNFFSIEISNKDFDKYFQATKSKLSFHFRRKPKEIIIDDVFREFQSVIFEILTACGDSLNYEEFKKIINSARLETFDENNITLTYENLSSHFCSEIVYNGQNYFLLEKDWYQIKQSFIDKINDQTSNFLEENKYLGPRLEKWEDTLKIENDYNASYLTKENTFVFDKFTPFNIEACDILKIEGDNIYFYHIKKGFDNSMRDLCNQVYIASRKVLEDVKDDYKYLESLYDSVKNNNGESIYYQNAKTQFEDVSKTQFIKKIRDKKIIFVLAVLDTSNSGRRLDKEIDKFDSNIAKFTLVELSKNMRNLGVDFQILQLEK, from the coding sequence ATGTCTGAAAAAATTCAAAATAATCTCTATTTGTTAAGAGAAGAGGTAAGAGAGCAAAATTCAAGAAAGCAATTAATTACTAAAAATGTAGACTTTGATTACTTAAATAAATTTTTAAAGAAAAAAGATTTTAAGGAACAGAAAGTACAAGAGGATTTAAGCGATCTATACGATGTAAAAGTGTATTATAAAATAATCCCAAGCGATGTAAAATGGAAGGATTTTATTAGTAATGTAGTAGAAGCTGATCAAAATATTTTAAAAGTAAATAAATCAAGTTCAGAAAGTTATATAATTCTATTTCAAAATAAATTAACAAACAAAATATATGCTTCAACAGGAGGTTATGCTCATATAACTATTAAAGAAATCGCAACTACTGATTTTGGAATTGAGATTTTAGCGCGAATAGTAAAAAGTGATGATAAAGCCCTAAAGTCAGTTAAGGAAAGGAATCTCACGGGTGGGATTCAAGGCGAAATAAAATTTTTCAGGAATGATTATAATCTATATGATAATGACAGCTTTGGAAAAATTTACAATGAATTAAATGCTTTACTCACAAAAGATATTTTAGTAAAATCTTTCGGGTTTAATTTAAAAGATTTAAATAGCAACAGTTTATGTATTGCAAAAGATTCGTTCTCGATAAAAAAATCCATTTCTTTTGATGAACTTTTGAAAATAATAAAAAGGTGTGAGTACCTTTTTGACAATGAGGATCCTATTGAAATAAATAGTGTAAATAAAGTTGCAAAATCTGAAGCTGTTCTTAAAGAAAACTTGTTTGATACATTAGTAACTAACGCATATCAAAATTATATTGATTCTAATAATTTTTTTAGTATTGAAATTAGTAACAAAGATTTTGATAAATATTTTCAAGCAACTAAATCAAAGCTTAGTTTTCATTTTAGAAGAAAACCTAAAGAAATTATTATTGATGATGTGTTTAGAGAATTTCAATCGGTGATATTTGAAATACTTACGGCTTGTGGGGATTCGCTAAATTATGAAGAATTCAAAAAAATTATAAATTCTGCAAGATTAGAAACGTTTGATGAAAACAATATTACATTAACTTATGAGAATCTTTCTAGTCACTTTTGCTCAGAAATTGTTTATAATGGTCAAAATTATTTTTTACTTGAAAAAGATTGGTATCAAATCAAACAATCTTTTATTGATAAGATAAACGATCAGACATCTAATTTTCTTGAAGAAAATAAGTATTTAGGCCCAAGACTTGAAAAATGGGAAGATACTTTAAAAATAGAGAATGATTACAATGCTAGTTATTTAACAAAAGAAAACACCTTTGTTTTTGATAAATTTACTCCCTTCAATATAGAAGCTTGTGATATTCTAAAAATTGAGGGAGATAATATTTATTTTTATCATATTAAAAAAGGATTTGATAATTCAATGCGAGATTTATGTAACCAAGTTTACATTGCCTCGAGAAAAGTATTAGAAGATGTAAAAGATGATTACAAATATCTTGAAAGTCTTTATGATTCTGTGAAAAATAATAATGGTGAGTCTATTTATTATCAAAATGCAAAAACACAATTCGAAGATGTAAGTAAAACACAATTTATTAAGAAGATAAGGGACAAAAAAATAATTTTTGTATTAGCTGTTTTAGACACCTCTAATAGTGGCAGGAGATTGGATAAAGAAATTGATAAATTTGATTCTAATATTGCAAAATTTACTTTGGTTGAATTATCTAAAAATATGAGGAATTTAGGAGTGGATTTTCAGATATTACAATTAGAAAAATAG
- a CDS encoding NADP-dependent glyceraldehyde-3-phosphate dehydrogenase yields MSSENPSFKDIFKSENEIPEEYKVPVIHQREYLLNGELVQWNGDVTEIYSPICIPTENGLERKLLGSIPNISPEDAMDVLEASVKAYDNGLGEWPSMSVEGRIKCMQKFVYLMIKERDLVIKLLMWEIGKTLPDSTKEFDRTVDYINQTIDALKDLDRESSRFQQAEGTIAQVRRAPLGVVLSMGPFNYPLNEIFTTLIPALIMGNTILFKLPKHGVLAHYPLLKAFQEAFPAGTVNTLYGKGAEIITPIMESGKVNVLAFIGSSKVANGLKKLHPKVNRLRAILSLDAKNAAIVTKHANLDIAVSEIILGSLSFNGQRCTALKLIFVQKDVAEEFTKKLTAAVSALKPGLPWEKDVKITPLPEVNKPPYLEECIQDAISKGAKVLNENGGYNEASFVFPAVVYPVNDQMKLYHEEQFGPVIPVVPFDSIDEPIDYQVNADHGMQVSIFSEDPQETSNLIDAFVNLVSRVNINCQAQRGPDVFPFTGRKDSAEGTLSVFDALRSFSIRSLVAAKITDANKELLNSIVRDHDSNFLSTDYIF; encoded by the coding sequence ATGAGTTCAGAAAATCCAAGCTTCAAAGACATATTCAAAAGCGAAAACGAAATCCCGGAAGAATACAAAGTGCCCGTCATCCACCAAAGAGAATATCTCCTAAACGGCGAACTGGTACAATGGAACGGCGACGTCACAGAAATCTATTCCCCAATCTGCATCCCGACAGAAAACGGACTGGAAAGAAAACTGTTGGGCAGCATCCCAAACATCAGTCCGGAAGACGCAATGGACGTTCTCGAAGCCTCTGTAAAAGCTTACGACAACGGACTCGGCGAATGGCCATCAATGTCCGTGGAAGGCAGAATCAAATGTATGCAGAAGTTTGTTTACTTAATGATCAAGGAACGCGACTTGGTTATCAAACTACTGATGTGGGAAATCGGAAAAACACTCCCAGATTCGACCAAGGAATTCGACAGAACTGTAGATTACATCAACCAAACCATTGACGCATTAAAGGATCTCGACAGAGAATCATCCAGATTCCAACAGGCAGAAGGCACCATCGCCCAAGTCAGAAGAGCGCCGCTTGGCGTAGTGTTGAGTATGGGACCATTCAATTACCCGTTGAATGAGATTTTCACAACATTGATTCCGGCTTTGATTATGGGAAATACAATTCTCTTCAAACTTCCCAAACACGGTGTTCTTGCTCATTATCCATTATTAAAAGCATTTCAGGAAGCATTTCCGGCAGGAACAGTCAATACACTTTACGGAAAAGGTGCAGAAATCATCACTCCTATTATGGAAAGCGGAAAAGTAAATGTTCTCGCCTTCATCGGATCCAGCAAAGTGGCAAATGGTTTGAAAAAACTCCATCCAAAAGTCAACAGACTGAGAGCAATTCTCAGTCTTGATGCAAAAAACGCCGCCATCGTTACCAAACACGCCAACCTCGATATTGCAGTCAGCGAAATTATTCTCGGCTCACTTTCCTTCAACGGTCAAAGATGTACAGCCTTGAAACTGATCTTCGTTCAGAAAGATGTTGCTGAGGAATTCACTAAGAAATTAACGGCTGCAGTTTCCGCTTTGAAGCCAGGTTTACCTTGGGAAAAAGATGTGAAAATCACACCACTTCCGGAAGTCAACAAACCGCCTTATCTTGAAGAATGCATTCAGGATGCGATATCGAAAGGTGCAAAAGTCCTAAACGAAAACGGCGGTTATAACGAAGCTTCTTTCGTTTTCCCTGCTGTAGTTTATCCTGTCAATGATCAGATGAAATTATACCACGAAGAGCAATTTGGCCCCGTGATTCCGGTGGTTCCTTTTGACAGTATTGATGAGCCAATCGACTATCAAGTGAACGCAGACCACGGAATGCAGGTAAGTATTTTCAGCGAAGATCCACAGGAAACATCTAATTTAATTGATGCGTTTGTAAATCTTGTAAGCCGCGTAAACATCAATTGTCAGGCGCAGAGAGGTCCGGACGTTTTCCCTTTCACAGGAAGAAAAGACAGCGCAGAAGGAACACTTTCTGTCTTTGATGCCTTGAGATCATTCTCCATCAGATCTTTGGTTGCTGCAAAAATCACAGACGCAAATAAGGAACTTTTGAATTCTATCGTTAGAGACCACGATTCTAACTTCTTGAGTACGGATTATATTTTTTAA
- a CDS encoding LptF/LptG family permease, which produces MKKLDQYIIKTFFGPFLFIFSVLFFIFIVNIIWTQMSQLTGKGLTYGEITKLLFYLGMSVVSMVLPLTILLSSIMTFGDFGERYELAAMKAAGISLLRVMMPLLITVSFLAGILFLFSNNIIPDFQRKAKNMLFNIVSSKPALNFTPGVFIDQISGYSVKFDKIYGEGGEKLEGVFLHKNASPYDNQQTIIAKKGKFANAEDRNYLKLILYDGYVYEDNISGKPYEERKKQPNQSVKYDSLVYHFDISELINNAIEKEKITDDYRFQTYMEVNETLEKNRKNNISSVSSMASPALSQTNNYVQYIDKIKPKDKTIIKEQYKIDTLKKDKKLEVLWGAYSKIDVLKASIEANQGGIADIVKNHNKIVMYQQRIVSYSFTCIIFFLIGASLGSIIRKGGMGLPVIIAIIIFIIFYVLNLTVENISWKGKLNPYLAAWIPNMVLFPFSVWITYKALTDSQLFDIEKYKVIFKPIIDKFSKPKEHQRYQ; this is translated from the coding sequence TTGAAAAAATTAGATCAATATATAATCAAAACCTTTTTCGGACCGTTTCTTTTTATTTTCAGTGTGTTGTTTTTCATCTTCATTGTGAATATTATCTGGACACAAATGTCCCAGCTGACAGGAAAAGGACTGACTTATGGGGAAATCACAAAACTGCTTTTCTATCTTGGAATGAGCGTTGTGAGTATGGTTTTACCATTAACCATTCTCCTTTCATCGATTATGACTTTTGGAGATTTCGGGGAACGGTATGAGCTTGCGGCAATGAAAGCTGCGGGGATTTCGCTTCTTCGTGTGATGATGCCTTTGCTAATTACAGTTTCTTTTCTCGCCGGAATTCTCTTTTTATTTTCGAATAACATTATTCCGGATTTCCAGCGGAAAGCGAAAAATATGTTGTTTAACATCGTGTCTTCAAAGCCGGCACTTAACTTTACACCAGGCGTTTTCATCGATCAGATTTCCGGATATTCGGTAAAGTTTGATAAAATATATGGTGAAGGTGGCGAAAAACTGGAAGGCGTGTTCCTGCACAAGAATGCAAGTCCTTACGACAATCAGCAAACCATCATTGCCAAAAAAGGAAAATTTGCAAATGCTGAAGACAGAAACTACCTGAAACTAATTCTTTACGATGGATATGTTTACGAAGACAACATCTCTGGAAAACCTTACGAAGAAAGAAAAAAACAACCGAATCAATCGGTAAAATATGACAGCCTAGTCTATCACTTTGACATCAGTGAGTTAATTAACAACGCTATTGAAAAAGAAAAAATCACAGACGATTACCGCTTCCAGACTTATATGGAAGTGAATGAAACCCTAGAGAAAAACAGGAAGAATAATATTTCATCCGTGAGTTCTATGGCTTCTCCTGCACTATCGCAGACCAATAATTATGTTCAGTACATTGATAAGATAAAACCAAAGGATAAAACCATTATCAAAGAACAGTATAAAATTGACACTCTAAAAAAAGACAAAAAACTGGAAGTCCTTTGGGGTGCTTACAGTAAAATAGATGTTTTGAAAGCCAGCATAGAAGCAAATCAAGGTGGCATTGCAGACATTGTAAAAAATCATAATAAAATTGTAATGTATCAGCAAAGGATCGTCTCCTACTCTTTTACTTGTATTATTTTCTTTTTGATTGGTGCCAGTCTTGGATCCATCATCAGAAAAGGTGGAATGGGACTTCCTGTGATCATCGCAATCATCATTTTCATCATTTTCTATGTTCTCAATCTGACGGTAGAAAACATCTCCTGGAAAGGAAAACTGAATCCTTACCTCGCGGCTTGGATCCCAAATATGGTACTTTTCCCATTCAGTGTTTGGATTACATATAAGGCGCTGACAGATTCTCAGTTGTTTGACATTGAGAAATATAAAGTGATCTTCAAACCAATCATTGATAAGTTTTCCAAACCGAAAGAACATCAGCGATATCAATAA
- a CDS encoding dihydrodipicolinate reductase C-terminal domain-containing protein: MKIGLIGFGKAGKAVANVILQNHYFTLEWVLKDNDQLSQLSAKDILGVNAADTATIFSQQTTDLETLFTNRPVDLIIDFSTEASIYYYGKTAAQKKIKIISAISHYGENETKLLRELSGETVVFWSPNITLGVNYLLFAASLLKNIAPNVDIEVIEEHFKAKSGVSGTAMKIAEVLDVETESINSVRAGGIVGKHEVIFGFPYQTVRLVHESISREAFGSGALFVAENLKDKPSGLYNFEDILRPYFFSQSQNSLS; the protein is encoded by the coding sequence ATGAAAATAGGATTAATAGGATTTGGGAAGGCCGGAAAAGCGGTTGCAAACGTTATCCTTCAGAATCACTATTTCACACTGGAATGGGTACTGAAGGATAATGACCAACTGAGCCAGCTCTCTGCCAAAGATATTCTTGGAGTCAATGCGGCAGATACCGCGACTATATTTTCTCAGCAGACTACCGATTTGGAAACCTTGTTTACAAATCGACCAGTAGATCTCATCATTGATTTTTCTACAGAGGCAAGCATTTATTATTACGGTAAAACGGCGGCTCAGAAAAAGATCAAAATCATCTCAGCCATTTCGCATTACGGAGAAAATGAAACCAAACTTCTGAGAGAGCTATCGGGAGAAACCGTGGTTTTCTGGTCACCAAACATCACATTGGGCGTCAATTACCTTTTGTTTGCAGCTTCATTATTAAAAAATATTGCGCCGAATGTGGACATTGAAGTGATTGAAGAACATTTCAAAGCTAAATCCGGTGTATCAGGAACAGCGATGAAAATTGCTGAGGTTCTCGATGTTGAAACAGAAAGTATCAACTCCGTGAGAGCAGGCGGAATCGTTGGAAAGCACGAAGTTATTTTTGGGTTTCCTTATCAAACGGTGAGGTTGGTGCACGAGTCTATCTCCAGGGAAGCTTTTGGGAGTGGCGCTTTATTCGTAGCAGAAAATCTGAAGGACAAACCCTCTGGACTTTATAATTTTGAAGATATCTTGAGGCCTTATTTTTTCAGTCAATCTCAAAACAGTTTATCATGA
- a CDS encoding SemiSWEET family transporter — MKEGKFMQILGWVATVTAMAMYFSYIPQISHNLNGDKGDWLQPLVAAINCSLWVAYGFLKKPKSDWPIVVANSPGIFFGIFAFVTAV, encoded by the coding sequence ATGAAAGAAGGAAAATTTATGCAGATCTTAGGCTGGGTCGCGACAGTTACAGCAATGGCAATGTACTTTTCTTACATTCCACAAATCTCTCACAATCTAAACGGTGATAAAGGTGACTGGCTCCAGCCATTAGTCGCAGCCATCAACTGCAGTCTGTGGGTTGCCTACGGTTTTTTGAAAAAGCCTAAGAGTGACTGGCCAATCGTGGTAGCCAATTCACCGGGGATTTTCTTTGGGATATTTGCCTTTGTAACTGCTGTTTAA
- a CDS encoding sorbosone dehydrogenase family protein: MKNYLLPAVAVLFFSCQETKKTDGSGPSEEAVTQTDTLKLPPPDEKSAKNKFSNVIGWAKDKAPTAPEGFTVTRFAENIKSPRNMIQGENGDIFVVLSNSERSTADKIKNDLSGKSDAEVGGKSANRIILYRDANKDGIPETSSVFLANLNQPYGMLIIKDKFYVANTDGLYVYPYKAGDTKITQPGKKIVNLPAGGYNNHWTRNLIANKDQSKIYISVGSGSNVGENGMEYEVRRANILEINPDGSGEKIFAAGLRNPVGMSWNPTTGQLWTVVNERDELGDELVPDYLTSVKRDAFYGWPYAYFGKNEDPRRKGEKPDLVAKTIVPDVPLGSHTASLGLTFYTGSQFPEQYKNGAFIGQHGSWNRSSLVGYQVAFVPCKNGRASGPYQPFLTGFIADEAKGDVYGRPVGVLQITDGSLLVADDVSGIVWRVAHTKK; this comes from the coding sequence ATGAAAAATTATCTTTTACCAGCCGTCGCCGTGCTGTTTTTCAGTTGTCAAGAAACCAAAAAGACCGACGGTTCGGGACCAAGCGAAGAGGCTGTGACCCAAACCGATACTTTGAAACTGCCGCCACCGGATGAGAAAAGTGCCAAAAATAAATTCAGCAACGTCATCGGATGGGCGAAGGATAAAGCTCCCACCGCGCCAGAAGGTTTTACCGTAACGCGTTTTGCAGAGAATATCAAAAGTCCGAGAAATATGATTCAGGGAGAGAATGGTGATATCTTCGTTGTACTTTCCAATTCAGAACGTTCTACTGCAGATAAGATCAAAAATGACCTGAGCGGAAAAAGTGATGCTGAGGTGGGCGGCAAATCTGCCAACAGAATCATTCTTTACCGCGATGCCAACAAAGACGGCATTCCGGAAACGTCTTCCGTATTTCTGGCCAATCTGAATCAGCCTTACGGAATGCTGATCATCAAAGACAAATTCTATGTTGCCAATACCGACGGACTCTACGTTTATCCCTACAAAGCAGGCGACACCAAGATCACACAACCTGGGAAAAAAATCGTCAATCTCCCAGCAGGCGGGTACAACAACCACTGGACGAGAAATCTAATTGCCAACAAAGACCAGTCTAAAATCTACATTTCCGTAGGATCAGGCAGCAATGTCGGTGAAAATGGGATGGAATACGAAGTCCGAAGAGCCAACATTTTGGAAATCAATCCAGACGGAAGTGGCGAAAAGATTTTCGCAGCCGGACTCCGGAATCCTGTTGGGATGAGCTGGAATCCCACTACCGGACAACTCTGGACTGTTGTGAATGAAAGAGATGAACTGGGTGATGAACTCGTTCCGGATTACCTTACCAGCGTGAAACGAGATGCCTTCTATGGCTGGCCCTACGCCTATTTCGGAAAAAATGAAGATCCGAGAAGAAAAGGAGAGAAACCAGATCTGGTTGCCAAAACTATTGTGCCAGATGTACCTTTGGGAAGTCACACAGCATCACTCGGTTTGACATTCTACACTGGATCTCAGTTTCCGGAACAGTACAAAAACGGCGCTTTCATAGGGCAGCACGGTTCGTGGAATCGCTCTTCACTTGTAGGCTATCAAGTGGCGTTTGTGCCTTGTAAAAATGGTAGAGCTTCAGGACCGTATCAGCCATTTCTAACGGGATTCATAGCAGATGAAGCAAAAGGTGATGTGTATGGAAGGCCTGTTGGCGTTCTTCAGATTACTGACGGATCTTTGCTGGTTGCAGATGATGTGAGCGGTATTGTTTGGAGAGTTGCACATACAAAAAAGTAA
- a CDS encoding DUF2075 domain-containing protein — protein MKRSYYQNTINNFLREDSNSIFGQLAQNHQHDLEELQKNAWLKQIQILKSGLTDLEGKIYFEFSIPRMGKRVDTIVIIEDFIFVIEFKVGDSQYTQDAQDQTIDYCLDLKNFHAGSHNKTIIPILVATRAHKIENDVQNAMALEKSLLCNSENFVNIINEILSTQKGTEEINVTDWENSIYKPTPTIIEAAQALYKGHNVEEISRNDSGAINLSRTAATINKIIETTKIKKEKSICFLTGVPGAGKTLAGLNIANERLKKDESEHSVFLSGNGPLVDVLREALTRDSVETAKNVGKKVSRSTAEREAKAFIQNIHHFRDDNLGSSKPPIEKVVVFDEAQRAWQKEQVSKFMKTKKGIENFEMSEPEYLISVMDRHQDWCAIVCLIGGGQEINTGEAGVSEWIESLKEKYPNWNVYFSDKILSEKTTYLNDEVLLDWLETSGQKETDLHLAVSLRSFRSEKVALLVQHILEIESEKAKLVYDSIKENYPVRLTRDLKKAKGWIKEMAKGTERIGLVASSGGRRLRADGIDVKNEIKPANWFLNGKDDVRSSYYLEEVATEFDIQGLEIDYTCVAWDINLYFEDGWKHQNFKGSKWQKINQQSTKNYLLNSYRVLLTRARQGMIIYVPDVDGQDPTRSKKLYDGTFNYLAKCGLDVI, from the coding sequence ATGAAAAGAAGTTATTATCAAAATACCATAAATAATTTTTTAAGAGAAGACTCAAATTCTATTTTTGGGCAACTAGCTCAAAATCATCAACACGATCTCGAAGAACTTCAGAAAAATGCTTGGTTAAAACAAATTCAAATTTTAAAATCTGGATTGACTGATCTTGAAGGAAAGATCTACTTTGAGTTTTCTATTCCACGAATGGGAAAGCGTGTAGATACAATTGTCATCATTGAAGACTTTATTTTTGTTATAGAATTCAAAGTTGGTGACTCACAGTACACTCAAGATGCACAAGATCAAACAATAGATTATTGTCTCGATTTAAAAAATTTTCACGCTGGTAGCCATAATAAAACTATTATTCCAATTTTAGTGGCCACCAGAGCCCACAAAATAGAAAACGATGTTCAAAACGCCATGGCATTGGAAAAATCGCTATTATGTAATTCTGAAAATTTTGTAAACATAATAAACGAAATTTTATCTACGCAAAAAGGAACCGAAGAGATTAATGTCACTGACTGGGAAAATAGCATATACAAACCTACTCCTACAATCATAGAAGCAGCTCAAGCTCTTTATAAAGGTCACAATGTTGAAGAAATTTCGCGTAATGATTCTGGTGCTATCAATCTTTCACGGACAGCAGCTACAATTAATAAAATAATTGAAACTACAAAAATCAAAAAAGAAAAATCTATTTGCTTCCTCACCGGTGTTCCCGGCGCAGGAAAAACACTCGCTGGTCTAAATATAGCAAATGAAAGATTAAAAAAAGATGAGTCCGAACATTCCGTATTTCTGTCGGGAAACGGACCATTAGTTGATGTTTTGAGAGAAGCATTAACCAGAGACTCTGTAGAGACAGCAAAAAACGTTGGAAAAAAAGTATCTCGTTCTACAGCTGAACGAGAAGCAAAAGCATTTATTCAGAATATTCATCATTTTCGTGATGACAACTTAGGAAGTAGCAAGCCACCAATAGAAAAAGTTGTAGTTTTTGATGAAGCCCAAAGAGCTTGGCAAAAAGAACAGGTTTCAAAATTCATGAAGACTAAAAAAGGTATTGAAAATTTTGAAATGTCTGAGCCAGAATATTTAATCAGTGTTATGGATCGACACCAAGATTGGTGTGCAATTGTTTGTTTAATAGGTGGCGGCCAAGAAATTAACACTGGTGAAGCAGGAGTTTCTGAATGGATAGAATCACTAAAGGAAAAATATCCCAATTGGAATGTTTACTTTTCTGATAAAATTCTAAGCGAAAAAACAACCTACTTAAATGATGAAGTCCTTTTGGATTGGCTGGAAACAAGCGGACAAAAAGAGACAGACTTACACCTAGCAGTTTCTCTACGCTCTTTTAGAAGTGAAAAGGTTGCTTTGCTAGTACAACATATTTTAGAAATTGAAAGTGAAAAAGCAAAATTGGTTTATGACTCAATCAAAGAAAATTATCCTGTTCGTTTAACAAGAGATTTGAAGAAAGCGAAAGGTTGGATCAAAGAAATGGCGAAAGGCACAGAAAGGATTGGGCTCGTTGCCAGTTCTGGAGGGCGGAGGTTACGGGCAGATGGGATTGATGTCAAAAATGAAATTAAGCCAGCAAACTGGTTTCTAAATGGTAAAGATGATGTACGTTCATCCTATTATCTAGAAGAAGTTGCTACCGAATTTGACATTCAGGGCTTAGAAATTGACTACACTTGTGTTGCTTGGGATATTAATTTATATTTTGAAGACGGATGGAAGCATCAAAATTTTAAAGGTTCTAAATGGCAAAAGATCAATCAACAATCCACTAAAAATTATCTACTAAACTCGTATCGTGTATTGCTAACACGAGCAAGACAAGGAATGATTATATATGTTCCAGATGTGGATGGTCAAGATCCAACGCGTTCTAAAAAACTATATGATGGCACTTTTAACTATTTAGCAAAATGTGGACTAGATGTAATTTAA
- a CDS encoding prevent-host-death protein has protein sequence MKYTLELNVREGESNVIFTTILLNSFKVNIVERYADCNAEKPKLCEVLFKVRTLDDQIFKKKDGNVNTYIRGDDFIKYKNLKKILSSYRYKKKLIDRKEAEQDLVHFILSMVISNYEF, from the coding sequence ATGAAATACACGCTTGAACTTAATGTGAGGGAAGGAGAATCCAATGTGATCTTTACTACTATTCTTTTAAACTCATTTAAAGTTAATATTGTTGAGCGCTATGCTGACTGTAATGCTGAAAAACCAAAACTTTGTGAAGTCCTTTTTAAAGTGAGAACACTGGATGATCAGATTTTTAAAAAAAAGGATGGCAACGTAAATACCTACATCAGAGGCGATGACTTTATAAAATATAAAAATCTAAAGAAGATACTTTCATCCTACCGATACAAAAAGAAGCTGATCGATAGGAAAGAAGCAGAGCAGGATCTCGTCCATTTTATCCTGAGTATGGTAATTTCAAATTATGAATTTTGA